The following are encoded in a window of Microvirga ossetica genomic DNA:
- a CDS encoding PAS domain S-box protein has translation MHDRNPRPAATDCDFLSGGWGMGARMRSHDWSGSPLGEPETWPRPLRMLVRMILNAKQPMFIAWGPDLAFLYNDEYIPILGAKHPNALGRPFAVVWSDIWEQIRPLVDQTLSGQASWHEDLLIPMQRNGYREDAWFSFSYNPIWDDVGAVAGLFCAATETTGKVLGQRALRESEERARGVLDGMDEAFILLDREFRILRINPAGLRLDMRPEAEIIGRTHWEVWPNTENSPLGKFYKRAMAERVPATFENRYTWPDGREAWTEIRAYPAPDGLAVFYRDITERKHADAQLREAEDHYRHTVELNPQVTWTARPDGQLDRVAQRWQDWTGTTGLGETWAQAMHPDDLEPSLMAWAHSVSTGEPYNIEHRARMRDGTYRWMHSRALPRRSPDGEIVEWYGSTEDISERRSSQDALREETRALEILNTALAAAASEHDLERLVQRVTDAGVELTGAQFGAFFYNVQNEAGESYMLYAISGVPRESFSKFPMPRNTKVFAPTFNGERIVRSDDITQDPAYGHSKPHRGMPEGHLPVRSYLAVPVTSRSGEVIGGLFFGHAEAGVFHKRSERLISGLAAGGAVAIDNARLFQKAQREIEERRRAEEALRRLNGTLEAEVEERTKERDQIWQLSTDLMDVCRSDGTLVAVNPAWTTILGWSEAELLASNFLGLIHPDDVESTLAELAGLDQGAQTFRFENRFRARDGGYRLISWTAVPKEGLFYAIGRDITAERAAAEALRQTEEALRQSQKMEAVGQLTGGIAHDFNNLLTGIVGSLDMLRTRVSQGRLETVDRYITAATTSANRAAALTHRLLAFARRQPLDPRPVQANALVASLEDLFRRTVGEAVTLEVVLAGGLWPTLCDPNQLESALLNLVINARDAMPDGGKLTIETCNAHLDEAYIAAQRDVRPGQYVCICVTDTGTGMPQDVIERAFDPFFTTKPIGQGTGLGLSMVYGFARQSEGHAKIYSEVGQGTTIKIYLPRYRGETDAEIEASTLAEAPRAESGETVLVVEDEPVVRSLIIEVLEDLGYRTLEAADGPEGLKILQSRRRIDLLITDVGLPGLNGRQLADAARERRRDLKVLFITGYAENATLAAGFLEPGMQMITKPFAVDALAQRIRSIIRDD, from the coding sequence ATGCACGATAGAAACCCACGCCCAGCCGCGACCGACTGCGACTTCCTCTCGGGCGGCTGGGGGATGGGTGCCCGCATGCGCTCGCACGACTGGTCGGGATCGCCTCTGGGAGAGCCCGAGACGTGGCCCCGGCCATTGCGGATGCTCGTGCGGATGATCCTCAATGCCAAGCAGCCAATGTTCATTGCGTGGGGTCCGGATCTCGCCTTCCTCTACAACGACGAATACATCCCGATCCTCGGCGCCAAGCATCCCAACGCGCTCGGGCGCCCCTTCGCCGTGGTCTGGTCCGACATCTGGGAACAAATCAGACCGCTGGTCGACCAGACCCTCTCCGGGCAGGCGAGTTGGCACGAGGATCTGCTGATCCCAATGCAGCGGAACGGCTACCGCGAGGATGCTTGGTTCAGCTTCTCCTACAATCCCATCTGGGACGACGTCGGAGCGGTTGCCGGCCTGTTCTGTGCCGCGACGGAGACAACCGGCAAGGTCCTCGGCCAGCGTGCGCTGCGGGAGAGCGAGGAGCGCGCCCGAGGCGTGCTCGACGGCATGGACGAGGCCTTCATCCTGCTCGATCGGGAGTTCCGCATTCTGCGAATCAACCCGGCCGGGTTGCGGCTGGACATGCGGCCCGAGGCGGAGATCATCGGACGCACCCATTGGGAGGTCTGGCCGAACACCGAGAACTCGCCGTTGGGTAAGTTCTACAAACGGGCCATGGCCGAGCGCGTGCCGGCCACGTTTGAGAACAGGTACACGTGGCCTGACGGGCGGGAGGCCTGGACCGAGATCCGTGCCTATCCGGCTCCTGATGGCCTGGCGGTCTTCTACCGTGACATCACCGAGCGCAAGCATGCGGACGCCCAGCTTCGCGAGGCAGAGGACCACTATCGCCATACGGTCGAGCTGAATCCGCAGGTCACGTGGACTGCCCGCCCTGACGGCCAACTCGATCGTGTCGCCCAGCGTTGGCAGGACTGGACCGGCACCACGGGATTGGGGGAGACCTGGGCGCAGGCGATGCACCCGGACGATCTAGAGCCGTCCCTGATGGCGTGGGCCCACTCTGTCTCGACCGGTGAGCCCTACAATATCGAGCATCGCGCACGCATGCGCGACGGCACCTACCGCTGGATGCACTCGCGCGCCCTTCCCCGGCGCAGTCCGGACGGGGAGATCGTCGAATGGTACGGCAGCACCGAGGATATCTCAGAGCGTCGGTCCAGCCAGGATGCTTTGCGGGAGGAAACCCGCGCTCTGGAGATCCTCAACACGGCCTTGGCCGCCGCAGCGTCGGAGCACGATCTCGAGCGGCTTGTCCAGCGTGTGACGGACGCGGGCGTGGAGCTCACCGGAGCCCAGTTCGGCGCATTCTTCTATAACGTGCAGAACGAAGCCGGTGAGAGCTACATGCTCTACGCCATCTCAGGCGTTCCGCGCGAGTCGTTCTCGAAGTTCCCGATGCCCCGCAACACGAAGGTGTTCGCCCCGACCTTCAACGGTGAGCGCATTGTTCGCTCGGACGACATCACCCAGGATCCGGCCTACGGACACTCGAAACCGCATCGAGGCATGCCAGAAGGGCACCTACCGGTCCGCAGTTACTTGGCTGTGCCTGTGACGTCCCGGTCCGGTGAGGTGATCGGCGGCCTGTTCTTTGGACATGCGGAGGCGGGCGTCTTCCACAAGCGCTCGGAGCGGCTCATATCGGGGCTTGCCGCAGGGGGTGCCGTAGCCATCGACAACGCTCGCCTGTTCCAGAAAGCCCAACGCGAGATCGAGGAACGTCGGCGCGCTGAGGAAGCGCTGCGGCGCCTGAATGGGACCCTGGAGGCCGAGGTCGAGGAGCGCACCAAGGAAAGGGATCAGATCTGGCAGCTCAGCACGGACCTGATGGACGTATGCCGCTCGGACGGAACGTTGGTTGCCGTCAACCCGGCCTGGACGACGATCCTCGGCTGGTCCGAGGCGGAGCTGCTCGCCAGTAACTTTCTTGGGCTCATCCATCCGGACGATGTCGAGAGCACACTCGCGGAGCTTGCCGGTCTTGACCAGGGTGCCCAGACCTTCCGGTTCGAGAACCGCTTCCGCGCCAGGGACGGTGGCTACCGGCTGATCTCGTGGACGGCAGTGCCTAAGGAGGGACTGTTCTACGCCATCGGCCGCGACATCACTGCGGAGCGGGCAGCGGCGGAGGCGCTGCGTCAGACCGAGGAGGCTCTGCGGCAGTCACAGAAGATGGAGGCAGTGGGCCAGCTCACGGGCGGCATCGCGCACGACTTCAACAACCTGCTGACCGGGATCGTGGGTTCCCTCGACATGCTGCGTACGCGCGTCTCGCAGGGGCGCCTCGAGACCGTCGATCGCTACATCACGGCGGCAACGACGTCCGCCAACCGCGCCGCGGCCCTGACGCACCGTCTGCTCGCCTTTGCCCGCCGCCAGCCGCTCGATCCCAGGCCTGTGCAGGCAAACGCACTCGTCGCTTCCCTTGAGGATCTATTCCGGCGCACCGTCGGTGAGGCGGTGACATTGGAGGTCGTGCTGGCGGGAGGCCTCTGGCCGACGCTCTGCGATCCCAATCAACTGGAGAGCGCGCTTCTCAACCTCGTCATCAACGCCCGCGACGCGATGCCGGACGGCGGCAAGCTCACGATCGAGACCTGCAACGCTCACCTGGACGAGGCCTACATCGCGGCGCAGCGGGACGTGAGACCCGGCCAGTACGTCTGCATCTGCGTGACGGACACGGGAACGGGCATGCCGCAGGACGTGATAGAGCGCGCGTTCGATCCGTTCTTCACGACGAAGCCCATTGGTCAGGGAACCGGGCTGGGGCTGTCGATGGTCTACGGGTTCGCCCGCCAGTCGGAGGGCCACGCGAAGATCTACAGCGAGGTGGGTCAAGGCACCACGATCAAGATCTACCTCCCGCGCTACCGCGGCGAAACAGACGCGGAAATCGAGGCGTCGACGCTTGCCGAGGCGCCCCGCGCCGAGTCAGGCGAGACCGTGCTGGTGGTCGAGGACGAGCCGGTGGTGCGCAGCCTGATCATCGAGGTGCTGGAGGACCTCGGCTACCGGACGCTGGAGGCGGCGGACGGACCAGAGGGGCTGAAGATCCTTCAGTCCCGGCGGCGCATCGACCTCCTGATTACTGACGTGGGTCTGCCAGGCCTGAACGGGCGCCAGCTCGCCGACGCCGCCCGGGAACGCCGCCGTGACCTCAAGGTGCTGTTCATTACGGGCTATGCCGAGAATGCCACCCTGGCGGCGGGCTTTTTGGAGCCCGGCATGCAGATGATCACGAAGCCGTTCGCCGTCGATGCGCTTGCGCAAAGGATCCGGTCGATCATCCGGGATGATTGA
- a CDS encoding AAA family ATPase — MYYCTFIQEGDLDVATWLRGIGLGQYEKAFRDNDISEEVLAHLTAEDLTGIGVTSVGHRRKLLDAIASLALVSRSAPIGASASLKTALPLSAPTEAERRQLTVMFVDLVGSTELSHQLDPEELRAVMRRYRSAVTEEVDRFGGHVAKFLGDGILAYFGWPKAQEDAAERAVKAALRIVAAAGGIKTQEVPHLRARIGIATGLVVIGSLGEGEAERPDEIVGATPNLAARLQQAAGPDQVVISETTRHLVGGIFDLEDMGRQPIKGIGSSVALWRVHGIGRSESRFEGLHGTMLTPFVGRGREIDLLLERWGRVRRTMGQVVLVTGEPGIGKSRLVRFLGDRLRGDRLQEIHFDASPYYANSALRPVISEIRRSAEFARIDPDETQFRKLELLLGRALSDTSGAIPVIADLLGVRTGEQHSLRDLTPQQRKAMTFAALLNWVEGLATRHPLLMVIEDAQWLDPTTLELVDRINDRIAQLPVLLLVTFRPEFKPAWSGAHVDWIVLERLDPIEAAAVAEAVAGKRLPQEVLNEIVAHTDGIPLFIEELTKAMRDLNVLVDAGDHFDLLGSLPAVTVPVTLQDALMARLDRLPPSTRHAAQVGAVIGREFDRALLASVSDMPAGELETALSELIGAELILSGGTAASPAHIFKHALIQDAAYESLLKRRRRELHGAIADALVNRFMDTATAHPELVAGHYGRAGLVEQAVPYYQAAARTAIMRSATREALSQLDNGLSLLETLPEGLERNRFELGLRLALGDALRAARGTAAVETGTAYARARFLAGQTGAEHENLRAGYGEFLFYYNRAELDRARSRQRADARGGARIRRGWPNRSGRSRIRCPLDGRFCHRTLFPGAAGLDKGT; from the coding sequence GTGTATTATTGTACTTTCATACAGGAGGGGGACCTGGACGTCGCCACCTGGCTTCGCGGTATCGGCCTGGGACAATACGAGAAGGCCTTCCGCGACAACGATATTAGTGAAGAGGTTCTTGCCCACCTGACGGCCGAGGATTTGACGGGAATCGGCGTGACCTCCGTCGGTCACCGGCGCAAGCTGCTTGATGCGATTGCCTCACTGGCCCTGGTTTCGAGATCGGCGCCCATTGGCGCATCCGCATCGCTGAAGACGGCGCTGCCTTTATCCGCCCCGACAGAGGCAGAGCGGCGGCAGCTCACGGTGATGTTCGTCGACCTCGTCGGGTCGACCGAGCTAAGCCATCAGCTCGACCCCGAAGAGCTGCGGGCGGTGATGCGGCGTTACCGAAGCGCGGTAACCGAAGAAGTGGACCGTTTCGGGGGGCACGTTGCCAAGTTCTTGGGCGATGGCATTCTTGCATATTTCGGCTGGCCGAAGGCACAGGAGGACGCGGCTGAACGGGCGGTCAAGGCTGCCCTTCGCATTGTGGCAGCAGCCGGTGGAATCAAGACGCAAGAGGTTCCTCACCTTCGTGCACGCATCGGCATTGCCACAGGGTTGGTGGTCATCGGAAGCCTCGGGGAAGGGGAGGCAGAGCGCCCGGACGAGATCGTCGGGGCGACGCCGAACCTCGCAGCACGGCTACAGCAGGCGGCAGGGCCGGACCAGGTTGTGATTTCCGAAACCACCCGGCATCTCGTCGGAGGGATTTTCGACCTGGAGGACATGGGAAGGCAGCCGATCAAGGGGATCGGCTCCTCGGTAGCCCTCTGGCGGGTCCACGGCATCGGGCGCAGTGAAAGTCGGTTCGAGGGACTTCACGGCACGATGCTCACGCCGTTCGTCGGCCGAGGCCGCGAGATCGATCTGCTGCTCGAGCGCTGGGGGCGGGTCAGGCGAACGATGGGCCAGGTTGTCCTCGTAACCGGGGAGCCCGGGATCGGAAAATCGAGACTGGTGCGCTTTCTCGGGGATCGACTGAGAGGGGACCGGCTCCAGGAAATCCATTTCGACGCCTCGCCGTACTACGCGAACTCGGCGCTACGGCCCGTCATCTCGGAAATCCGGCGCTCCGCGGAGTTTGCACGCATTGACCCGGACGAAACACAGTTCAGGAAGCTCGAGCTTCTTCTGGGAAGGGCTTTGTCCGATACCAGCGGCGCCATCCCTGTCATCGCCGATCTGCTCGGCGTTCGAACCGGCGAGCAGCATTCGTTACGTGATCTGACCCCTCAGCAGAGGAAGGCCATGACATTTGCAGCGCTGCTGAACTGGGTTGAGGGGCTCGCGACGCGGCATCCGCTGCTCATGGTCATCGAGGACGCACAATGGCTCGACCCGACGACGCTGGAACTGGTCGATCGGATCAACGATCGGATCGCCCAATTGCCAGTGCTGCTGCTCGTCACTTTCCGGCCGGAGTTCAAGCCGGCCTGGAGCGGCGCACACGTTGACTGGATCGTGCTCGAACGGCTCGATCCGATTGAGGCGGCCGCAGTGGCCGAGGCCGTTGCGGGCAAGCGTCTTCCGCAGGAAGTCTTGAACGAGATCGTCGCGCACACCGACGGCATTCCGCTGTTCATCGAGGAATTGACCAAGGCGATGCGCGATCTCAACGTCCTTGTCGACGCAGGAGATCACTTCGACCTTTTGGGATCTCTGCCTGCAGTCACGGTTCCCGTGACACTTCAGGACGCGCTGATGGCTCGGCTCGACCGCCTGCCGCCCTCCACAAGGCATGCCGCGCAAGTCGGTGCCGTGATTGGGCGGGAGTTCGATCGTGCGCTGCTGGCGAGCGTGAGCGACATGCCTGCCGGTGAACTGGAGACGGCGCTCTCGGAACTGATCGGAGCCGAGCTAATCTTGAGCGGCGGCACCGCGGCCAGCCCGGCACACATCTTCAAGCACGCTCTCATTCAGGACGCGGCCTACGAATCGCTCCTCAAAAGGCGCCGCCGGGAACTGCACGGCGCGATTGCCGACGCGCTGGTCAACAGATTCATGGACACGGCCACAGCTCATCCCGAACTCGTCGCCGGCCACTACGGCAGGGCCGGGCTCGTCGAGCAAGCAGTGCCATATTATCAGGCTGCGGCACGCACGGCGATCATGCGCTCGGCGACAAGGGAAGCGTTGAGCCAGCTCGATAACGGTCTCTCGCTTCTCGAAACGCTGCCGGAAGGCTTGGAGCGCAACCGATTTGAACTCGGGCTCCGCCTTGCGCTCGGGGATGCGCTCCGGGCGGCTAGGGGCACGGCGGCGGTCGAAACGGGCACGGCTTATGCTCGCGCCCGATTCCTGGCAGGGCAAACGGGAGCGGAGCACGAGAACCTCCGGGCCGGCTATGGCGAGTTTCTCTTTTACTACAATCGCGCGGAGCTCGATCGCGCGCGAAGTCGCCAACGAGCTGATGCGCGCGGCGGCGCGCGCATACGGCGAGGGTGGCCCAATCGGAGCGGACGCAGCCGGATTCGTTGCCCTTTGGATGGGCGATTTTGCCACCGCACGCTCTTTCCTGGCGCAGCGGGTCTCGACAAGGGCACCTGA